The genomic DNA ATCAGTTCCAGCCAGGGCCTTCTGCCGTCCGAGTGAAGGAACCCCATAGCCACCAGCTGATGTCGGTTCACCGGTGCTTGCCCGGTGCAGTTCACAACTCGAAGACCATTCGCTCCATCACTCAAGAGTAGATCGTTCGTGCCTGAGGAATGGATGCCGCCAGTCACTCGGATGAGATGTTGGCGCTGGGTGATGGACGTTGCGACTAGGGAGGCCAGGGGGGTCAAGGGAAGCTCCCGAGCTACCTCTTCAGGCTCCCGGATCACTCGAAGCTGTCCCCGGCCGGAAAGCAGCAGGCGGAATGCTGGGGTGGAGCTGATGTCATCCAGGGGCGAAACCGCAACGCCGTAGGCCTCTACCTCCTGACCAAGCTTGACCGGCAATTGGTCCAGATCCGGAATGGCCACGGTCACCTCTCGCCCGCTGTCGATGAGACAAACCTCGCCGTAGTCCGTCGGCTCAGCCCGAATCACCTGCGTTCGGATCACAGGCCCCCGAGCACGCACCCAGCCTTGCTCGTCCTCCCCCAGACCGCCAAAGGCCGGGGCCGACCTAGCTTCCGCTGCCTCTGCTGGGTTCGGGGCGGCTACCCCATGCACCACCCACATCATTAAAATGAAGAGCGGTGCCATCGTGTTCAGGCTCATAAACTTCAATCAAAGCAACTCCCAGGCCAACATCCAGATGTGTATCACGAAGGTTTTCAGGCTCGTTCTCGACAGGAGGAGCTGGAACACTGCGGTGGATGTCGCCGCCTGAATCGATTTGTCTGCAATGTGGAATTTGTTGCGACGGCACGCTCTTCTCGGGGGTGCTGCTGCAGCCGAAGGACGATCCCCAGGACCTTAAAGCCCGAGGATTGCTCATCCGACGACTGGCCCGGGGATCGAGATTTCCCCAGCCCTGCGCTGCTCTCAGCGGCTGCCGGTGTCGGATCTACTCCGGACGTCCTCAGCATTGTCGCCAGTTTGAATGCGTCCTACTGAAAGACCACCTAAGCGACCGACTCAGCGCTTCGGCAGCGCTCAGGTCGATTCGCCGGGCGAAGCGTCTCGCGGCCAAGGCGGCAAAAACTCTCCACCTCCTCGGCGATTCAGGGGACAAATCTTCCCTACGTCAGCGCTATAAAAAGGCAGCCGCCCGTTTTGAACTGAAGCCCCCAACCGCCCACCAAGCGGCGCTCTTTTCCGAGTTGAGCACCACCATGCATCAGCTGAATCTGATCTTGAGCCAACACTTTTATCCCGCCGACGAATCCTCCGTTGATAGATAATTTGCGACTAGCGCCAGGCTCACCTCACCGCTACGTTCCACCGACATGATAACCTTGATTTCTGGAACCAACCGCCCGGGCAGCAATACGCGCAAAGTCTCGAAGCAAATCGAAGGTCTCTATGCCGAGCTGCGGACTCCCCTTCATGTCCTGGACCTGGCTCATTTACCGCCCTCCATCTTTGACCCCGGCTCGTATGGAGAAAAGCCCGCAGCCTTCAAGCCCTTCAGCGACGCCGTGGTGAATGCCAGCGGACTCGTGATCGTGACGCCGGAATACAACGGGGGCGTCCCAGGAGTGCTGAAATACTTCATCGACATGTTGAAATTCCCGGAAAGCTTCGAACGCAAGCCAGTGTGCTTTGTGGGAGTAGCAGCGGGGATGTGGGGAGCGCTTCGTCCGATCGAACAACTCCAAGCGATCTTCGGTTACCGCAACGCCTACCTCTATCCAGAGCGGGTCTTCATCTCCGGAATCGGCCAACAACTGGACACGGACGGAAAGCTCAAGGATTCGGAGTTAGTCCAACGTCTCC from Verrucomicrobiales bacterium includes the following:
- a CDS encoding YkgJ family cysteine cluster protein; the protein is MSPPESICLQCGICCDGTLFSGVLLQPKDDPQDLKARGLLIRRLARGSRFPQPCAALSGCRCRIYSGRPQHCRQFECVLLKDHLSDRLSASAALRSIRRAKRLAAKAAKTLHLLGDSGDKSSLRQRYKKAAARFELKPPTAHQAALFSELSTTMHQLNLILSQHFYPADESSVDR
- a CDS encoding NAD(P)H-dependent oxidoreductase, yielding MITLISGTNRPGSNTRKVSKQIEGLYAELRTPLHVLDLAHLPPSIFDPGSYGEKPAAFKPFSDAVVNASGLVIVTPEYNGGVPGVLKYFIDMLKFPESFERKPVCFVGVAAGMWGALRPIEQLQAIFGYRNAYLYPERVFISGIGQQLDTDGKLKDSELVQRLRQQAQGFVHFVSALKK